Part of the Henckelia pumila isolate YLH828 chromosome 2, ASM3356847v2, whole genome shotgun sequence genome is shown below.
GATTTCCCGCCTGTTCCATTACCCCGAGTAAAGTCACCTCCTTGAATCATGAAGCCGGGTATGATTCTGTGCATTGCGCTTCTCTTGTAATGCAGAGGCTTCCCTTGTTTCCCAGTTCCTTTCTCCCCTGAATTAAGAATACCATAACCATTGACTCCCATGCATGCAAGTATTCATAAAACCACGAAAACCTTCATGCATAATTGCAAACGGAAAAAGGTAGTTGCCGACACAACTTAAATGATTCATTAGTATCTTAACATATTCTTTCATGTATTAACTTCATTCAAAGGTAGTAAAAGGAAATGACACATGAAATCATCAGATAATCTAGCTCCACCTTCATATGCATGCACTTAACATCGGAGTCAATGGTTATCAGTATCATCCAAAAATGGGTAAGGTAATAATACCGTGTCTTAGCTAGAGATCTTTTATCCATTGTGCTTTATTTGATCTAAGTTTCAGACTTTCAGTGAGCTTAAGAATCACTCAAACACATGGTAAAAACTTCATAACAAGACCTCCATCTCATTTTCTTCGAGGACCTCACAAGGATTATAGAATACATCATCAAAGGTTGAAACGACGTACCTCTGCACAAGGCTCTAAAATTTTCTGCAAGAGAAGTAAACATCAGCAATAAACAACGTCAGTGGTGCTGGAGGCCCTCTGCAGCAGctaattcaaaaataatgatATCTTACCTACAGTCTTAGGAACAGTTTTACCAAAGAGGCCCATTGTAACTCGCCCTGACAAAAGATTTCATAAATTAGTTTTCAAAAGCAAGAAAGAACGAAAAAAATGCTATTAATCTTCCACTTAGAAGCTAGCATATATTGAAAATATAATCTATATTTGTAAACGATAAGGGGACTGTGCCAATACCTCCTTAGTAAGAAAAAAACATCCagaagaaaaatattaattgaatTTGGATTTCCAACCAAGTTTGGAAATTACAAAGCCATATTATACGCGATCCACATGATTAACCATTACATCACATGAAAACCGATTCAAAGTCCACTGATTCTATCCGCATTCAAATACAGCGTAAATAAAAAGTTCTTTCATCAGTAGACAACACCAGGGATAGTGAATTCAAATGGTTTTTTCGAAAGTCAGGACAAGATTGAGCGAGTTGGTCAATGTTTCAACCataattttgatgataacacaACCAACTTAATTGAAATCGGAATAAAATGATGTCCATGGAGAACTGGATCATACCAACGGGTTTCCCATTAATCTCAATATCAAAGAAAACCTTGTGAGTCACTTCCTTCAAATCTTCCTTCAACTTCTTCGTCTGCTGGCGTAAACATACCAGATAACAAGTTACATAGAAGAGCAATCCTCCTCCACTATAAATATAATGTATCGTTTTTTTCCTTCAAAACTTATTAAAATTATACATCAACTCAATAAGGAAAAGATTCATGATAATCAATCAGATCCGTGATCTAATTTTCCTTTAACCATATAATCCCCTTAGAAACCGTTTAGTGTGAAGGATAACACATTGATTGATTTTGTCAATGCTTGAATCAAATTCTTTCAAGGATCAGTGTCAATGTCAGTGTCATGAACCATTGTTGATTCaagtatatttatttaaaatctttATATTATTAGTCCTTCATAATCCAATCCATGAACAAAACAATGTCTTATCAAAGAAAACCTTATGAGTCACTTCCTTCAAATCTTCCTTCAACTTCTTCGCCTGCAGGAATAAATATACCAGATACCAAGTTACACAGAGAGAAAAGCAATCCCCTCCACTATAAATATAATGTGTTTTTTCCTTCAAAACTTATTAAAATTATACATTaactcaataaaaaaaaaaagatccaTGATAATCAATCAGATCCGTGACCTAATTTCCCTTTAACCATATAATCCCCTTAGAAACCGTTTACTGTGAAGGATAACACATTGATTGATTTTGTCAATGCTTAACTCAAATTCTTTCAAGGATCAGAGTGTCAGTGTCTTGATTCATTGCCTGATTCaagtatatttatttaaaacccTTATATTATTAGTCCATCATAATCCAATCCATGAACAAAACAATGTCTTATCAAAGAAAACCTTATGAGTCACTTTCTTCAAATCTTCCTTCAACTTCTTCGCCTGCAGGAGTAAACATACCAGATAACAAGTTACACAGAGAGAAGAGCAATCCCCTCCACTATAAATATAATGTGTCGTTTTTTTCCTTCAAAACTTATTAAAATTATACATCAACTCAATAAAGAAAAGATCCATGATAATCAATCAGACCCGTGATCTAATTTCCCTTTAACCATATAATCCCCTTAGAAGCCGTTTAGTGTGAAGGATAACACATTGATTGATTTTGTCAATGCTTGACTCAAATTCTTTCAAGGATCAGTGTTAGTGTCATGAACCATTGTTTGAtccaaatatatttatttaaaatatttatattattagtcCATCATAATCCAATCTATGAACAAAACAATGTCTTATCAAAGAAAACCTTATGAGTCACTTCCTTCAAATCTTTCTTCAACTTCTTCGCCTGCAGGAGTAAACATACCAGATAACAAGTTACATAGAGAGAAGAGCAATCCCCTCCACTATAAATATAATGTGTCATTTTTTTCCTTAAAAACTTATTAAAATTATGCATCAACTCAATAAAGAAAAGATCCATGATAATCAATCAGATCCGTGACCTAATTTCTCTTTAACTATATAATCCCCTTAGAAACCGTTTAGTGTGAAAAATAACACATTAATTGATTTGTCAATGCTTGGCTCAATTTTTTTCAAGGATCAGTGTCAGTGTCATTGTCATGAACCATTGTCTGATTtaagtatatttatttaaaatccttATATTATTCAGTATTCTAAAAGGCGACCTAGGCGCCGCTTAGGCGCTAGACTGTTGTCCACCGATTCGTTTTCTTGCTAGGTTATGCCTCTAGGCGTTTTCCGCCTAATTTCCCGCCTAGACGCCGCCCAAgcggttattattttttataatagaaaaatgaaaaatcaaAAACTAAAACAAGAGAAGCGACGCAAGACACAACAAACACAGAAAAAACGAGTAGCACAGAAAAGAAAATCAagcaaaaaattaaatctcatattatatataaagacttgatatttattaatatctatgttattgttgttgttgttattgttattattattaaaattttataaaaatttcgtaaaaactgaaaaacataagacataaaaattatattttatagtaaaatcataaatatatcTTATTTaggttttataaaaaaaaaaaccgtttAGGCCCCACCTAGGCGGTTAGGCGCTAGGCGGTGGGTCGTCACCCGCCTACCGCctagcatttttttaaaatattgatattattaGTCCATCATAATTCAATCCACGAACAAAACAATGTCTTATCAAACACTAGATCAACAATAGATTACCGTTTGGAAGGCACTGAGATGTTAAAAATCGAATAAATTGTGCGATTCCAATATAATATGTCCATAATTACAAATTATAATCATTTCATGGACACTCAGGGGCAAACACGAatgaaaaattctcaaatattaaaatatgaatGGATTAGAGAAGAACCTGACTGAATGCAAAGTTGAAGAACAGTTGAGCACAAAAAAGTCGAAGAATTGAGCTAAGTTTCGCCATTTTGATAGacattaaaaaatcaaatattttgatgaaggaaaagttaaaaataattttttttataaaaatgttttttctagatttttcactaaaatattttaagttatttataattaaaataactatcttataaaaacattttcagggttaaaaaatttgtttgaacaattattttttttaaaaaatgattgtataattaaaaataaatgagGAAATGTTGAACAaatgttttataaaatattctaatttttgtttttttttttcaaacgaATATTCTAaacttataaaaataaaataataaaataataaatattttaaaaaattattatctaAATATATCCTTTAAGATGTTTTTTAGCAAATATAAATAATTCTGGCGATTGTTTATGATACCGATATTTCAAACTTGCAACGAAATCTATTAATGCAGATAATTATTACAAACATGAACTCAAAATAATGGTTACcgataattttgaaatatgaattcaaaTAATCTATTAATGCAGATACTTTTCAATGTTTTCAACAAGTATATAACAGGAGGCCAAATCTTCAGCAAGGCAATCAACTATATATTTTGGTGTCACAAACTCACACTAACTTCAAAATAGTATAATTCTTACACCAAATACAAAACTCATCTCCAACTCATTTACTCTAAACTCtgcactaaaaaaaatattctcgaaatattttatattattttattcacaacaattaatttattgcatcaaatattttaaacacgataattaaatatcattaatatttaaaataataaattttgtatcattttcttttatttcaataaattttgggttttttaatcttaatttttttttccaaaagtgTATTTTATATTCAATGTCATTAATTAAATTAGAGTTACATAATTCATAGAATTAAAATTACTGTTaaaatacattacaaataaaaataatattaagataaaaacaattacatataacatttataattatgaaattaaaaaattattatttattcaattgaTATAATtcaaaaccctaattttattatttattaaaaaaataaaaaatttaaataaatatttaaaaatgtacataaaatattattataatatattatattatacataatcttaatatattataaataagaaatagaaaaaaaaaaaaaaaaaaagaaacaaaagaaacaaataGATCAACACCAACCTAGCGCTCAAAATAGCGTAGACATGAGATGAGAGAATGCACGAGGGGCAACTTGAACCAGGAATTTATGTGATGCCAAATTAAAAAATTGCCACGCATGAATTTAATGCTTGCAACTGATGAAAGGAAAGTCAAAGGCAATCTTTACTACCTATACAGGTAGAATTTGATTAACCGAAAATTGGAATCAATATGGTTTAATATGGTTTAAATTTAgagcaatgctacatgtacaaccaAATTTATACAACAATTTTTATaccacaaaaaattcaatataaaattttaatttatcaaatctcacaatacattgaatacaaaatttcacgatatcatatcaaaatctcacgaaatAATAGCAAACTATCACGACATAATTATTGTAAATATCATGATAAATTGTATTGGTTGTACCTCTAGTATTATTCTTAAAGTTAGAACAATTATTATGTCACCATTTTGCCCGCGTAATTTTCGAAGTTACGCCACCACCACTTCTCAGCAAGCACGTTTTTTTTCACGTCCTTTTTGCAGGTACCAACTAAATTTTCTTCTACTGTCGTGTTCGTGTCCACTATTTCAGTGGACAAGTTTTGTACGCCAGCTGAAAGGACACCACTCTAAAATGTATCCAAGGATTGACAATTACCAAATCATCTGTAGTTTCAGATTAAATGCTAAATGTACACCCTTATAATTAACCTCAAGGATAGTACATGAAATTTTCAGATAATAAGAGAATTTAGGAGCTTACGGCTACGAATTTAAATGTTCGAGCTCACAAATGTTTGCAACTTATTTGAAACAATGTTCTATATATGGTTTCAGCTGAATAATTTCTGATAAATAAGGTTCAAATTGAGGTAAGAAAGACACAGAGTAAAGCCTTCTAAGGATGCATGAGCTAATTATAAGGGGAGTTCGCCACTGTCAACTATTACGACTTTGCTTTTTGGCGTTCCACTCTGCTTACCTTCAGCTTCCATTTTATATACCACATCCATTCCAGATAGGACCTTCCCAAAGACAACATGACGACCATCCAACCTGTTGAGTGTCAAGTGAAATTGGCAATTTAGCATCAAATATAAGATGCAGAGAGAAGATCACAAAGGCGGTATGAAGTGAAGCAGAACAATTAGGTCTAGGTATATGTCTCAATTAGCACCAGATGAAGATTATATGAAGTTAGAACTATTGGTTGATATTAGAGATGAAAGAGTGTTGGTATGAATGAGAACAAAAGAGTAGGTAAATACCAGCTGGTTGTCACGGTTGTGATGAAAAACTGGGAGCCATTGGTGTCAGTCCCAGCATTTGCCATTGACAAAAGTCCTGAAAACCAAATAAAGGGTGTCATCAACATCAATGCTGCTAATAGTTTTTTAATACTTGGTAAATTTGATGCCTTAAATGGAACGGATTTGTGCAGATGTTTTCAATTCTCTGGATTGGTCCAGAGTAGGCTTTAACATACCAGGTCCAGTGTgcttgattttaaaattttcatcagCAAACTTCTCCCCGTAGATTGATTCCCCGCCTCTTCCATCACCCAAAGTAAAGTCACCTCCTTGAATCATGAAGCTGGGTATGATTCTGTGCATTGCGCTTCCCTTGTAATGCAGAGGCTTCCCTTGTTTCCCAGTTCCTTTCTCCCCTGAATTCAGAATACCATAACCATAACTCCATGCATGCAAGTATTCAGAAAACCACGAAAACCTTCATGCATAATTGCAAACGGAAAAAGGTAGTATTTTAA
Proteins encoded:
- the LOC140879421 gene encoding peptidyl-prolyl cis-trans isomerase CYP20-1-like; amino-acid sequence: MAKNCSILLLLSALLFFSFSSSQAKKSKEDLKEVTHKVFFDIEIDGKPAGRVTMGLFGKTVPKTVENFRALCTGEKGTGKQGKPLHYKGSAMHRIIPSFMIQGGDFTLGDGRGGESIYGEKFADENFKIKHTGPGLLSMANAGTDTNGSQFFITTVTTSWLDGRHVVFGKVLSGMDVVYKMEAEGKQSGTPKSKVVIVDSGELPL